The following are encoded together in the Callithrix jacchus isolate 240 chromosome 19, calJac240_pri, whole genome shotgun sequence genome:
- the CHRM3 gene encoding muscarinic acetylcholine receptor M3: MTLHNNGSTSPFFPNISSSWIHSPSDTGVTHFGSYNVSRAAGNFSSADDTTDDPLGGHTVWQVVFIAFLTGILALVTIIGNILVIVSFKVNKQLKTVNNYFLLSLACADLIIGVISMNLFTTYIIMNRWALGNLACDLWLAIDYVASNASVMNLLVISFDRYFSITRPLTYRAKRTTKRAGVMIGLAWVISFVLWAPAILFWQYFVGKRTVPPGECFIQFLSEPTITFGTAIAAFYMPVTIMTILYWRIYKETEKRTKELAGLQASGTEAETENFVHPTGSSRSCSSYELQQQSMKRSHRRKYGRCHFWFTTKSWKPSSEQMDQDHSSSDSWNNNDAAASLENSASSDEEDIGSETRAIYSIVLKLPGHSTILNSTKLPSTDNLQVPEEELGMVDLERKADKLQTRKSVDDGGSFPKSFSKLPIQLESAVDAAKTSDVNSSVGKTTATLPLSFKEATLAKRFALKTRSQITKRKRMSLVKEKKAAQTLSAILLAFIITWTPYNIMVLVNTFCDSCIPKTFWNLGYWLCYINSTVNPVCYALCNKTFRTTFKMLLLCQCDKKKRRKQQYQQRQSVIFHKRAPEQAL, translated from the coding sequence ATGACCTTGCACAATAACGGTTCCACCTCGCCTTTCTTTCCAAACATCAGCTCTTCCTGGATACACAGCCCCTCTGACACAGGGGTCACCCACTTCGGCAGCTACAATgtttcccgagcagctgggaatTTCTCCTCTGCAGACGATACCACCGATGACCCTCTGGGAGGTCACACAGTCTGGCAGGTGGTCTTCATTGCTTTCTTAACGGGCATCCTGGCCTTGGTGACCATCATCGGCAACATCCTGGTCATTGTGTCATTTAAGGTTAACAAGCAGCTGAAGACTGTCAACAACTACTTCCTCTTAAGCCTGGCCTGTGCCGATCTGATTATTGGAGTCATTTCCATGAATCTGTTTACGACCTACATCATCATGAATCGCTGGGCTTTAGGGAACTTGGCCTGTGACCTCTGGCTTGCCATTGACTACGTGGCCAGCAATGCCTCTGTCATGAATCTCCTGGTCATTAGCTTTGACAGATACTTTTCCATCACGAGGCCGCTCACGTACCGAGCCAAACGAACAACAAAGAGAGCTGGTGTGATGATCGGTCTGGCTTGGGTCATCTCCTTTGTCCTTTGGGCTCCTGCCATCTTGTTCTGGCAATACTTTGTTGGAAAGAGGACTGTGCCACCAGGAGAGTGTTTCATTCAGTTCCTCAGTGAGCCCACCATTACTTTTGGCACAGCCATTGCTGCTTTTTATATGCCTGTCACCATTATGACTATTTTATACTGGAGAATCTATAAGGAAACTGAAAAGCGTACCAAAGAGCTTGCTGGGCTGCAAGCATctgggacagaggcagagacagaaaacTTTGTCCACCCCACGGGCAGTTCTCGAAGCTGCAGCAGTTATGAGCTTCAACAGCAAAGCATGAAACGCTCCCACAGGAGGAAGTATGGCCGCTGCCACTTCTGGTTCACAACCAAGAGCTGGAAACCCAGCTCCGAGCAGATGGACCAAGACCACAGCAGCAGCGACAGCTGGAACAACAACGATGCTGCTGCCTCCCTGGAGAACTCCGCCTCCTCTGACGAGGAGGACATTGGCTCTGAGACAAGAGCCATCTACTCCATCGTGCTCAAGCTTCCAGGTCACAGCACCATCCTCAACTCCACCAAGTTACCCTCAACGGACAACCTGCAGGTGCCTGAGGAGGAGCTGGGGATGGTGGACTTGGAGAGGAAAGCCGACAAGCTACAGACCCGGAAGAGCGTGGACGATGGAGGCAGTTTTCCAAAAAGCTTTTCTAAGCTTCCCATTCAGTTAGAGTCAGCCGTGGACGCAGCCAAGACTTCCGACGTCAACTCGTCGGTGGGTAAGACCACGGCCACTCTACCTCTGTCCTTCAAAGAAGCCACTCTGGCCAAGAGGTTTGCTCTGAAGACCAGAAGTCAGATCACTAAGCGGAAAAGGATGTCCCTCGTCAAGGAGAAGAAAGCAGCCCAGACCCTCAGCGCGATCTTGCTTGCCTTCATCATCACGTGGACCCCATACAACATCATGGTTCTGGTGAACACCTTTTGTGACAGCTGCATACCCAAAACCTTTTGGAATCTGGGCTACTGGCTGTGCTACATCAACAGCACCGTGAACCCCGTGTGCTATGCCCTGTGCAACAAAACATTCCGAACCACTTTCAAGATGCTGCTGCTATGCCAGTGTGACAAAAAAAAGAGGCGCAAACAGCAGTACCAGCAGAGACAGTCAGTCATCTTCCACAAGCGCGCGCCTGAGCAGGCCTTGTAG